From the genome of Clostridia bacterium, one region includes:
- a CDS encoding DUF2703 domain-containing protein, whose protein sequence is MDCCQPQNNNCICGTKCCEDVKQSQTEEKNEIIIDFLYLDLNTCTRCQGTDAGLEEAIADVAKILQLTGIEVAVNKIHIDSKEMAKQYRFISSPTIRVNGEDIQMDVKESLCESCGDLCGDEVDCRVWVYKGKEYNVPPKAMIIDAILREIYSDKKVRMNDRADKEAYQLPENLGRFFESIEKNKKGTVPFLY, encoded by the coding sequence ATGGATTGTTGTCAGCCACAAAATAATAACTGTATATGTGGTACGAAATGCTGTGAAGATGTAAAACAGAGTCAAACCGAAGAGAAAAATGAAATAATAATTGATTTTTTATATTTAGATCTAAACACTTGCACACGATGTCAGGGAACAGATGCAGGGCTTGAAGAGGCCATTGCAGATGTGGCAAAGATACTTCAATTGACAGGGATAGAAGTAGCTGTGAACAAAATCCATATTGATAGTAAAGAAATGGCAAAACAATATAGATTTATTAGTTCACCTACTATACGAGTAAATGGAGAAGACATACAAATGGATGTCAAGGAATCTCTATGTGAATCTTGTGGAGATTTATGTGGCGATGAAGTTGATTGTCGAGTATGGGTGTATAAGGGAAAAGAATATAATGTTCCACCAAAAGCAATGATTATTGATGCCATTCTTCGTGAAATATATAGTGATAAGAAAGTACGGATGAATGATAGAGCTGATAAAGAAGCATATCAATTACCAGAAAATTTGGGGAGGTTTTTTGAGTCGATTGAGAAAAACAAAAAAGGGACGGTGCCTTTTTTATACTAA